From Methanofollis sp., one genomic window encodes:
- a CDS encoding C69 family dipeptidase: MKCTGIFPVLLVLLACAPVSACTIFAVTPGASGDGTMYVGHTNDGVGPDWRNIDDITLTYVPAADHAPGETRPVYFDPNSGSDAAGKKAGNTSRLVLDSIEQVPHTYAYYTASYAMMNEHQLLSAECTEYAKVELNAEEGKRIFYSSELSNVALERCTTARDAVELVGSLIDAYGYYGTGETLIFADPTEAWVIEMCSSPAGTGGLWVAEKIPDGEVFVAGNEFRVRNVTAGDPDMLYTPDLFSVAEKYGLRSPSEGAFDWLEATSYGEYSHPYYSLMRVWSIQNRLAPSLKLSPYVEDSYTTALPFTVVPDTPVNHTTALSLFRDHYEGTDFDLTAGVAAGPFGNPYRYLGPADAHTNFQNDTSIEVRPGANPRPVSAVFCSYSYVAEARSGLPDPVGGVLWFGPAVAYETVYAPIYAGSEDVSTSYTTGTRTEYDPDAAYWTFDFVTNWAMLRYDAMIEDIRAEQARLEAGSMRLVGETDAEAAGMIAAGDEAGARLLLTNVTVQRGDEIIDEWQDLSAMLVVKYSNGLITDPATEDVDEPGYPAWWYEEAGYQYGPRVYDLERLRAAPGLNYTGESVWFPKNVSIDQVLERI; the protein is encoded by the coding sequence ATGAAATGTACGGGAATCTTTCCGGTCCTGCTGGTCCTTCTTGCATGTGCACCTGTCTCGGCGTGCACCATCTTCGCGGTCACGCCGGGCGCCTCCGGGGACGGCACCATGTATGTCGGCCACACCAACGACGGTGTCGGTCCTGACTGGAGAAATATCGACGACATCACCCTGACCTATGTCCCGGCGGCCGACCATGCGCCGGGAGAGACGAGGCCCGTCTACTTCGACCCGAACAGCGGTTCCGACGCCGCCGGCAAGAAGGCGGGGAACACGTCGCGCCTGGTCCTCGACTCCATCGAGCAGGTGCCGCACACCTACGCGTATTACACCGCCTCCTACGCCATGATGAACGAGCACCAGCTCCTCAGCGCCGAGTGCACCGAATATGCGAAGGTCGAACTCAACGCCGAGGAGGGGAAGAGGATCTTCTACTCGTCCGAACTCTCGAACGTGGCGCTTGAACGCTGCACGACCGCACGGGACGCGGTCGAACTCGTCGGCAGCCTCATCGACGCCTACGGCTATTACGGGACAGGCGAGACCCTCATCTTCGCCGACCCGACGGAGGCGTGGGTCATCGAGATGTGCTCCAGTCCGGCAGGCACAGGCGGCCTCTGGGTCGCGGAGAAGATACCGGACGGCGAGGTCTTCGTGGCCGGGAACGAGTTCAGGGTCAGGAATGTCACGGCGGGCGACCCGGACATGCTGTACACCCCCGACCTCTTCTCGGTCGCCGAGAAGTACGGCCTCCGATCTCCCTCTGAGGGCGCCTTCGACTGGCTGGAGGCGACGAGTTACGGCGAATACTCCCACCCCTACTACTCCCTGATGAGGGTCTGGAGCATCCAGAACAGGCTTGCGCCCTCGCTGAAGCTGAGCCCCTATGTCGAGGACTCGTACACGACGGCCCTGCCCTTCACGGTCGTGCCCGACACGCCCGTCAACCACACGACCGCCCTCTCCCTCTTCCGCGACCACTATGAGGGCACGGACTTCGACCTGACCGCCGGCGTCGCCGCCGGGCCCTTCGGGAACCCGTACAGGTACCTCGGCCCCGCGGACGCCCACACCAATTTCCAGAACGACACCTCCATCGAGGTGCGGCCGGGCGCGAACCCGCGGCCTGTCTCGGCGGTCTTCTGCAGTTACAGTTATGTCGCGGAGGCGCGGTCCGGCCTCCCCGACCCTGTCGGCGGCGTCCTCTGGTTCGGCCCTGCCGTGGCCTACGAGACGGTGTACGCCCCGATCTACGCCGGTTCCGAGGACGTCTCGACGTCCTACACGACCGGGACGCGGACGGAGTACGACCCCGACGCCGCCTACTGGACATTCGATTTCGTGACCAACTGGGCGATGCTCCGCTATGACGCGATGATCGAGGACATCCGGGCAGAACAGGCCAGACTCGAAGCCGGGTCGATGAGGCTCGTCGGGGAGACCGACGCAGAGGCGGCAGGGATGATCGCCGCGGGCGACGAGGCCGGCGCCCGCCTCCTCCTCACCAATGTCACCGTGCAGAGGGGCGACGAGATCATCGACGAGTGGCAGGACCTCTCGGCGATGCTCGTCGTGAAGTACTCGAACGGCCTCATCACCGACCCGGCGACGGAGGACGTCGACGAACCCGGATATCCGGCCTGGTGGTACGAGGAGGCAGGATACCAGTACGGCCCGAGGGTCTACGACCTCGAGCGCCTCCGCGCCGCGCCCGGCCTGAACTACACCGGCGAGAGTGTGTGGTTCCCCAAAAACGTCTCTATCGACCAGGTCCTGGAGAGGATCTGA